The nucleotide sequence TGCGGAATTAGAATCGCCACCCCCTGAATCGCAGGAGACAAACGTCCCCGAAACTAGGCCGAGTATTAGCCCAATATAGATCACCTTCATATATATTTCTCCTAACGCGGCAAGCCACGAGTTAGCTCTTTTTGCTTGGAAGGATTACAAAATCACCCGAAATATACAATATAACAGAAAAACGGGCGTAATAACGGAGAATATATTGAGTGAGTTTCTAAAGTATTACCACAGATATGTCTCGAAGGGAGATGACTCCCCCAGTCGCAGCGCAGAGGAGCAACAGTATTGCTCCGAATGTGAGACTAGGACCCAGATGAGCTGCAAATCTGGAGTCCCGCCGCTGCCGCCCTCTCCGAGGAATCTTTTTGTCCGAACCCCCGGCCCGAAACATCTTCAAAAGTAAAAATCATAGGCTCACGCAGAGACGTGAAGTCGCGGAGGCTTTTGGACTTAGGTTTGTCTCTTCATTTAAAATCTCTTGTTGGAACTCCTGCTGAAAGGGGATGGACAGGATTCTTCCAGGTAAAATCCTTAGAAAAAGCATTCCAAACTGAACTCACATCCAAAAAAACAAGGTTGATTCATGAAAATTCACGAGTACCAGGCCAAGGAAATCCTGAGACGCCATAACGCCAAAGTTCCTTTCGGCGTAGTAATTGATAAAAAAGAAGACGGTGCAAAAGCCCATGAAGAAGTTTCTTCCAAAACGGGAGCATCTGTAGTTGTCGTTAAAGCCCAAATCCACGCGGGTGGAAGAGGAAAAGGCGGCGGAGTTAAAGTCACCAAAACCAAAGAAGACGCATTAGCAGCTATCGACAAGATCCTTGGCATGCAACTTATCACTCCTCAAACCGGAGTCGAAGGTAAAAAAGTCCTGAAAGTTTATCTGGAGCAAGGGATCAATATCGCGAAGGAATTTTATTTAAGTGTCTTATTAGATCGCGCGATCCGCAAAACAATCATCATGGCTTCTACCGAAGGTGGAATGGAGATCGAAGAAGTTGCGGAAACTCATCCTGAAAAGATCCTAAAGATCGCAATCGATCCGGGCATCGGATTACAACCGAACCAAGCTTCCCAACTCGCTTTCGACCTGGGACTTCCAGCCGAATCCCATAAGTCTTTCAAAGCACTTTTGACTTCCGTTTACAATGCGTATATTAAAGAAGATGCATCTTTATTAGAGATCAACCCTTTGATCCTTACCAAAGAGAACGAGATCGTGGCAGGTGACTGTAAGATCGATCTGGACGAGAATGCATTGTATCGCCATCCTGAAAACGCAGCATTTAGAGATATTTCCGAAGAAGATCCTTTGGAAGTCCAAGCTAGCGAATACAATATCAACTATGTTAAGTTAGACGGAAACATCGGCTGTATGGTGAACGGTGCAGGTCTTGCAATGGCAACTATGGACATCGTTAAACTTGCAGGAGCAGAACCGGCCAACTTCCTCGACGTAGGCGGTGGAGCGAACGTTACTACCGTTACTAACGGATTCAAACTGATCTTGGGTGATCCGAACGTAAAAGGGATCTTCGTGAATATTTTCGGAGGGATCGTTCGTTGTGACCGAGTCGCCCTGGGGATCATCGAAGCCGCTAAAGCTGTAAATATCCACGTTCCGTTAGTGGTTCGTTTGAAAGGAACCAATGCGGAAGAAGGCAAAAGGATCCTAAACGAATCCGGTCTGAATATCATCGCGGAAGAAGATCTTCGAACCGCGGCCAAAAAAGTGGCGGAAGCCATTAAATAAAAAACATAAGGTTAACTTAATATAACATGGCAGTATTAGTAGATAACAATACGAGAGTTGTAGTTCAGGGTATTACCGGTAAAGAAGGTTCTTTCCATGCCCAGCAGATGATCGAGTACGGAACCAATGTGGTCGGCGGAGTCACTCCAGGAAAAGGGGGACAAAAAGCCGACTTAGTCGGTAAGGCGGTTCCGGTATTCAATAGCCTAAAAGACGCGATGGTGAACGAAGGTGCAAACGCATCCATCATTTTCGTTCCGCCTCCATTCGCTGCTGACGCGATCTTAGAAGGAATTTTTAACGAGATCCCTCTGGTGGTTTGTATCACTGAGGGAATCCCAACTCACGATATGTTGAAAGTGTATAGCGCTTTAAGAAATTCGAAAACCAGACTGATCGGACCGAACTGTCCAGGGATCATTTCTCCGAAGTACAACGTGAAAATGGGGATCATGCCCGGTTTTATACACCAAGCAGGAACAATCGGTATCGTTTCCCGTTCCGGGACCTTAACTTACGAGTCGGTTGCACAGTTAAGCCAACATGGTTTGGGACAGTCCACTGTGATCGGTATCGGTGGAGACCCTGTTCCAGGAATGAACCACACAGAAGCGGTAACACTTCTGAACGAAGACCCTGAAACCAAAGGTATCGTAATGATCGGAGAGATCGGTGGAACTTCCGAGGAAGAAGCTGCCGCTTATATCAAAGCTAATGTTAAAAAACCTGTAGTAGGGTTTATCGCAGGCCAAACTGCGCCTCCTGGGAAAAGGATGGGGCATGCGGGTGCGATCATCAGCGGAGGGATGGGAACTGCTTCCTCCAAAATGAAAGCTATGCAGGATGCAGGCATTTCTGTTTGCCAATCTATCGCCGAAGTCGGCGAAAAAATGAAAAAAGCATTAGGTTAATCTAATACTTTAATCGGAGGAAAGGTTATGAAATTAGAAAACGGGAATTTTTGGACCAATACAATGAGCTGGAAGACGATCTCCGTCTTTTTGGTTTCGAACCTTATCCTCCTTTCGGGTCTTTCCGGAGTATTTTCCCAAGAAAATAAATCCGGAAAAGTCCTGAAGTTAACTACGGAAGAAACCGTCAAAAGGGCTTTAGATAGTAACTTCAAATTACAAAACCTAAGATATGAATTGGCAAAAACCGATTCAAACTACCTGAAAGCCGAGTCCCAATATTCTTGGAGATTAGTAGCCGACGGGAGTTTCAGGCAAACCGTGCTTCCTTTGAACCAAAACAACGTCTTTACCGGAACAAAAACTTCCGATGATACGATCAAGGGAGGGATTGAAAAAACCATCCGTGCTACCGGGACCTACTTCAAGTTAGAAGCGGGTAATAGAAGATTCGACTCCAACGCTTTCGAGGATAAGAACAACCCGCTCACTTCCGGTTTTGCAGGACTCGCACTTCCTCCTCTTTATACGGGATTTATTACAGCTACGGTTTCTCAGGACTTACTAAAGAATTCGTTCGGTTATAAAGGAAGGAATCAGGAGAAGATCCTGGATAACCAAAAAGAAATGGCGAAAAGCCAAGTCTCTTTGCAGATCTCTGAAGCGATCGTAGGATCCCTTGTGGATTTCTGGGATTATTCGGTTAAATTACAGTCCTTAAAAACATTCCGCAGATTAAAAGAAAACGTAAGCAATATTAGAAATCTTACCGTGCGTAAACAAGGTTTAGGACTTTCGGAAGGATTCGAAGTCAACCAGTGGAACGCCTTACTTGCACAAGCCGATAGCCAATTAGAAACCGCAGTCGTTCAAAAGGACGAGGCAAAAAGAAAATTGGCTCGTACTTTAAAATTAGAGAGCGATTTGGATCTTTCGGAAGAAACGGACCTCATGGAAGAAATTCCGGAGAAACCCGATTACAATAAAGACTTAGAGATCGCTTACAAAAAGAGATCGGATTATCTAAACGCAGTCAGAGAAAAAGAGATCGCCGAACTTATGTTAAAAAACGCCAAAAGTGATCAGTTGCCTAGTCTGACTCTTTCAGGCTCCGCTTCTTCACAAGCGCAAACGATCACTAGCCCTGATAAAAATTTTACGGACGCTACAGACGGCGTGCAGTCTGCACGTTACAAAGACTTCAACGGAAAAGTAAGTTTCGCTTATCCGTTATTCGATAAGGGAGTGGCAGCAGGCAGAAGAGATTCCGAGATCGGAGTGCGTCAGGCAACTTTAAAAGAGAACGAAGTTAAGAATGAAGTGAGAGACGATCTAAGAGGAAGGATCGATTCTTTAGAAGCTAGTTATAAAATTTATAAAAACTCGATAGTCACCGAAAAAGAAACTCAAAACTATTATAACGGTGTGGTTCGAAGCTTCCAACAAGGAAGAGCGGATGCGGTAGCAGTTAAGAACGCGTTGGATACTTTGGTAAGAGACCAGCTCAGTCTTACCCAAGCAAAAGTGAATTTTAATATAGATCTCATGAGATACTATATCGCTAAAAACATGCTTTTGGAAAGATTCGATCTGGATGCGGAAAAACTTCTTCCTAATTTGGAATAAAAGGTTTCGTAGTTCTCTTTGAAACGCGGATTTTTCCTTTCTATATTCGGGATCGTATTATTCGGGCTGATCGTATGGCTTACCGTTCGTTTTTGGCCCAAACCATCCGACACTATTTACGAATATTATAAAAAGGAAAAATGGGAGAAGGTAATCTCCCTTGTAAAAAAGTCCTCCTCTCCTACTCCGGAAGATCTTTTTTACGCTTCCCAGTCAATTCTCAAATTAAACGCGGAACTGATCACTAAAGACTCGGAAGACAGGGCGAAAATTTCGGCAAGACTCCTAAAAGAGAACGGCATCAGCTCTGGCAAATCCCTCGAATCCAAGGGGGAATTTCCCGTATTCGAAGATCCTTTTATCCTACAACTCAGACCGGGCGGATACTGGAGACAAAAGGCGATCCTTTCCAGGATCGAGATCGCAGGAGAATGGGAAGATGATATTCTATTCTTGCGTGACTTAAAGGAACTGATCCGAAGTAATCCGGTTACATTAGGGATTTCTTCTTATTCTTCCGTTTTGAAAAAAGTTTTGAGAAGAGAGACTAAACTTTCTGACTCCGACCAAAACAATCTTTCAGAATTATTAGGTTTTCTTTCCGTTAGAGAAGACTCCACGTTACTCGGATCCAGATTTAAAAACACCGGAGAGAATACGAATCTTAGGACCGGCCCGGGAACGGAAAACCCCGGAAAAGCTCGTTTGAAAAAAGGCGTCTTACTTTACGCATTAGACAAGGATCCCCGTTCCGAAACAGTACAAGGAAGAAAAGGAAATTGGGTCCAAGTATATATTCCTGAGTTGCAGATCTCGGGCTGGATCTTCTCCCATTTTTTAGAAGAAGATCCTTATCCAAACGTAAAGGCCGAGGAAACATTTTTAGCATTCTCCCAGTCCGAAAAAAGCCAAGCCTGGGACTTTGCATTTTGGACGGAAGATAAACTTCCTCCGGGATTTCATGGAGAATATATTCCTACGGAAAAATTAGCCTTAGACGGAGATTATGGGATCGTTCTACACAGATCTAAAACGGGAAAATACAAAGAGATTTGTAGGATCGTAGAAGAACCTTTTAGATCTTTGGAATTTTTAACGGCAAGTTTAAGCGGAGAAGAATCCGTTCCTATTTTTAAATTGTATTCAGGCAGACCCGGCGAGTGGAAGTCCGCCTATCAAATCGACCTTGACAGAGAGAGTATCTCCATCAATAGGAACAAATATATACTTGGGAATTCAGGCGGAAAGAAACGATTCCAATTAGGAATTTTTTCCGCAAACGGAGCGATATCGGCGTCTTTATTAGTAGGAGAAAAAACCGTATTACAAGGAATTTCTCCGGAAGAAGACCTTACCTCCACGGAGGGAGTTCTATTCAAACTCTGTATGCAACAAGCGGAAAAAAGATCCGATTCCAATGCGGCAGCGTTTAGTTTTAAGTTTTTATTTTGATCTTTAGATCGAGCGAGGAAAATCAGTGCCTACTTACGATTATAGATGCAAGGCTTGCGGACAAACTTTCGAACATTTTCAATCCATGAAGGACGATCCCTTAACTACCTGTCTTCTTTGCGGTAAAACCGGAGAAGTAGATAGGTTGATCTCTAACGGAGGAGGGATTATCTTCAAAGGCTCCGGGTTTTACGTTACGGACTATAAATCTTCTTCCAAAAGTTCCGAATCATCCACCGGCTCTTCCGGTTCTTCTTCCAACTAAGTTTGGGACGTTTAGGAATATTAGCGGGAGGAGGAAATCTTCCTCAGATAGGCATGAGAGAAGCTCTAGCCGCCGGGGAAGATCCGTTCTTTCTTTCCATAGCCGAGTCCGATTTTACTCCGGGAAATTATCCGGATAGAGTGATCCCGATCCGGATCGCGAAGATCGGCGGAGTGTTAAAAGTATGCAAAACAAATCAGATAGATAGACTTCTTCTATTAGGAAAAGTTAAAAAAGAGATCATATTCAAAAGCCTGAACTTCGATCTAAAAGCGCTCGCTTTACTCGCCAGAATGGTAAATCGCCATGATTATTCCATCTTCAAAACGGTGGCGGAAGATTTCGAAAAACAAGGTATTCATATTATTTCCCAAAAAACTTACTTAAAGTCTCTTCTACTTCCGGAAGGACGTTATACAAAAAGAGCATTGGACAAAAAACAGGTTGAAGACGTAATCTTCGGAATGGAATACGCGGAGAAGATCGCACACCTGGATATTGGCCAAGCGGTAGTCGTCGTAGACAAATCCGTATTGGCAGTCGAAGCGGTGGAAGGAACGGACCAAGCAATTCGAAGAGGCGGAAGTTTCGCCAAAAAAAGAAAGGCAGTCGTTTGCAAAAGTTCCAAACCAAGCCAAGACCCTAGATTCGATCTACCTACAGTCGGAGTAGAAACCTTAAAAGTAATGAGCGAGCATAACTGCGATACGCTCGCAGTTCGGGAAGGAGAGACCATAATCGTAAATCCCTCCGAATTTATTAACCTTGCAGAAAAATTGAAAATCCATATCTTGAGCATCGGCCGTGGCAACGTCTCGAAAATTAACTCTTCCCAAAAAAAGCTCCCTAAAGCCTAAAAAGGCCGGAGACAAGATCAGGACGGAAAACCTTTCCGTACCCTCTTCTCCCGTATTTATGATGTTAGCCGGGGAACATTCAGGCGATCTACTCGGGGCAGAAGTATTAAAAGAACTTAAAAAACATGATCCTGACTTTACGTTTTTTGGGATTGGCGGCCCCAGAATGTTGGAAGAAGGTTTCGACTCCATAGAAAATATGGAAGAACTTTCCGTGATCGGATTCACCGCGGTACTATTCAAATACAAATTTTTAAAAGCGCTTATGGATCGATTGGTAGAAGAAGCAGTTGCGCGTTCTTGCACACATGCCGTCCTGATCGATTATCCAGGATTCAATCTAAGGCTTGCAGCTAGACTTAAAAAATTAGGGATCAAAGTGATCTTCTATGTTTCTCCCCAACTCTGGGCCTGGAATTTCGGAAGGATCCATAAGATCAAAGAATCTATCGATCTGATGTTGGTATTATTTCCGTTCGAGAAAAAGATCTACGACGATTACGGAGTTCGTTCCGTATTTGTAGGGCATCCGATTGCCCAGAGGATTAAGGAGAAGATCCGAAAAGAGGCCCCGATCCCGGTCGACGAGAAACAACTAGCGCATCTACAGACGATCACTCTTATGCCCGGCTCCCGATCCGGTGAGATCCATAGAATGTTGGATACATTACTCCGATCAGCGGCACTTATTCATGCCGAAGCCGAAGCGGAGAAAAAACATGTTCGCTTTCTCATTCCGAATATCAACGTAAAAGAAGAAGAGTTTATCCAAACGAAAATTAAGGAAACGGAAGAAGCTCATCCAGGTATTAAGATCGAATATTTATTCGATCGTTCCTTGAGATGTATCGAAATTTCCGATATTGTCCTTGTAACTTCCGGAACGGCAACCTTAGAAGTTGTATATTTTGAAAAACCGATGGTGATCCTATACAAGGTCAGCCTGCTCAGTTATTTTATCTCTGCCCTTCTCATCCGTACACCTTTTATAGGGCTCGTCAATATCCTGAGCGGACGAGAAACCGTGAAGGAACTCATACAGGCCGAATGTACTCCGGAAGAAACCGTGAGAGAAACAATGGCCATCCTAAAAAACAAAAAGTACAGGAACCAGATGATAGAAGAGATCCGCTCCGTAAAGGAATCCTTAGGAGAGGAGCATAGTTCTAAGAACGCGAGCCGGGCAATCCTTCAATTCTTGAAAGAAAAGCCAACTACCGTCTAAGAAGATCTCGGCCTGTAGGAACTCCTACAAGT is from Leptospira sp. WS58.C1 and encodes:
- the sucC gene encoding ADP-forming succinate--CoA ligase subunit beta gives rise to the protein MKIHEYQAKEILRRHNAKVPFGVVIDKKEDGAKAHEEVSSKTGASVVVVKAQIHAGGRGKGGGVKVTKTKEDALAAIDKILGMQLITPQTGVEGKKVLKVYLEQGINIAKEFYLSVLLDRAIRKTIIMASTEGGMEIEEVAETHPEKILKIAIDPGIGLQPNQASQLAFDLGLPAESHKSFKALLTSVYNAYIKEDASLLEINPLILTKENEIVAGDCKIDLDENALYRHPENAAFRDISEEDPLEVQASEYNINYVKLDGNIGCMVNGAGLAMATMDIVKLAGAEPANFLDVGGGANVTTVTNGFKLILGDPNVKGIFVNIFGGIVRCDRVALGIIEAAKAVNIHVPLVVRLKGTNAEEGKRILNESGLNIIAEEDLRTAAKKVAEAIK
- the sucD gene encoding succinate--CoA ligase subunit alpha, translated to MAVLVDNNTRVVVQGITGKEGSFHAQQMIEYGTNVVGGVTPGKGGQKADLVGKAVPVFNSLKDAMVNEGANASIIFVPPPFAADAILEGIFNEIPLVVCITEGIPTHDMLKVYSALRNSKTRLIGPNCPGIISPKYNVKMGIMPGFIHQAGTIGIVSRSGTLTYESVAQLSQHGLGQSTVIGIGGDPVPGMNHTEAVTLLNEDPETKGIVMIGEIGGTSEEEAAAYIKANVKKPVVGFIAGQTAPPGKRMGHAGAIISGGMGTASSKMKAMQDAGISVCQSIAEVGEKMKKALG
- a CDS encoding TolC family protein; amino-acid sequence: MKLENGNFWTNTMSWKTISVFLVSNLILLSGLSGVFSQENKSGKVLKLTTEETVKRALDSNFKLQNLRYELAKTDSNYLKAESQYSWRLVADGSFRQTVLPLNQNNVFTGTKTSDDTIKGGIEKTIRATGTYFKLEAGNRRFDSNAFEDKNNPLTSGFAGLALPPLYTGFITATVSQDLLKNSFGYKGRNQEKILDNQKEMAKSQVSLQISEAIVGSLVDFWDYSVKLQSLKTFRRLKENVSNIRNLTVRKQGLGLSEGFEVNQWNALLAQADSQLETAVVQKDEAKRKLARTLKLESDLDLSEETDLMEEIPEKPDYNKDLEIAYKKRSDYLNAVREKEIAELMLKNAKSDQLPSLTLSGSASSQAQTITSPDKNFTDATDGVQSARYKDFNGKVSFAYPLFDKGVAAGRRDSEIGVRQATLKENEVKNEVRDDLRGRIDSLEASYKIYKNSIVTEKETQNYYNGVVRSFQQGRADAVAVKNALDTLVRDQLSLTQAKVNFNIDLMRYYIAKNMLLERFDLDAEKLLPNLE
- a CDS encoding FmdB family zinc ribbon protein, with translation MPTYDYRCKACGQTFEHFQSMKDDPLTTCLLCGKTGEVDRLISNGGGIIFKGSGFYVTDYKSSSKSSESSTGSSGSSSN
- a CDS encoding LpxI family protein, giving the protein MGRLGILAGGGNLPQIGMREALAAGEDPFFLSIAESDFTPGNYPDRVIPIRIAKIGGVLKVCKTNQIDRLLLLGKVKKEIIFKSLNFDLKALALLARMVNRHDYSIFKTVAEDFEKQGIHIISQKTYLKSLLLPEGRYTKRALDKKQVEDVIFGMEYAEKIAHLDIGQAVVVVDKSVLAVEAVEGTDQAIRRGGSFAKKRKAVVCKSSKPSQDPRFDLPTVGVETLKVMSEHNCDTLAVREGETIIVNPSEFINLAEKLKIHILSIGRGNVSKINSSQKKLPKA
- the lpxB gene encoding lipid-A-disaccharide synthase, which gives rise to MATSRKLTLPKKSSLKPKKAGDKIRTENLSVPSSPVFMMLAGEHSGDLLGAEVLKELKKHDPDFTFFGIGGPRMLEEGFDSIENMEELSVIGFTAVLFKYKFLKALMDRLVEEAVARSCTHAVLIDYPGFNLRLAARLKKLGIKVIFYVSPQLWAWNFGRIHKIKESIDLMLVLFPFEKKIYDDYGVRSVFVGHPIAQRIKEKIRKEAPIPVDEKQLAHLQTITLMPGSRSGEIHRMLDTLLRSAALIHAEAEAEKKHVRFLIPNINVKEEEFIQTKIKETEEAHPGIKIEYLFDRSLRCIEISDIVLVTSGTATLEVVYFEKPMVILYKVSLLSYFISALLIRTPFIGLVNILSGRETVKELIQAECTPEETVRETMAILKNKKYRNQMIEEIRSVKESLGEEHSSKNASRAILQFLKEKPTTV